A genomic window from Oceanibaculum nanhaiense includes:
- a CDS encoding permease encodes MSVAEALRATRLPKPDGALVALIVILLGLALFARDQLAPSIGFTVDAFLGVLPFLLVSVALAAGAKASGADALIARAFVGREVQMITFAALIGALSPFCSCGVIPVIAALLSMGVPLAPVMAFWLASPIMDPTMFVLTLGTLGLDFALAKTAAAIGVGLLGGYGTYALTRAGALADPLRAGIGNGGCGAASIRSHKPVVWRFWGDDSRLAKFSRASFDTLLFLGKWLALAFLLESLMLAYVPAEAVRALVGDGGFLSILAATLVGVPAYLNGYAALPLVGGFIGQGMAPGAGMAFLVAGGITSIPAAIAVWALAKKQVFALYILFALAGSLLSGVLFQLAVA; translated from the coding sequence ATGTCCGTCGCTGAAGCCCTTCGCGCCACCCGGCTGCCAAAGCCGGACGGCGCGCTTGTCGCCCTGATCGTCATCCTGCTGGGGCTGGCGCTGTTCGCGCGAGATCAGCTTGCCCCCAGCATCGGTTTCACCGTCGATGCTTTCCTGGGGGTGCTGCCGTTCCTGCTGGTCTCTGTGGCGCTGGCCGCTGGCGCCAAGGCCAGCGGTGCGGACGCGCTGATCGCCCGCGCCTTCGTCGGGCGCGAGGTGCAGATGATCACCTTCGCCGCGCTGATCGGCGCGCTGTCGCCCTTCTGCTCCTGCGGTGTCATTCCGGTGATCGCGGCACTGCTGTCGATGGGCGTGCCGCTGGCGCCGGTGATGGCGTTCTGGCTGGCCTCGCCGATCATGGATCCGACCATGTTTGTGCTGACCCTGGGCACGCTGGGCCTCGATTTCGCCCTGGCCAAGACGGCGGCTGCCATTGGTGTCGGCCTGCTGGGCGGTTACGGCACCTATGCGCTGACCCGGGCCGGCGCGCTGGCTGATCCGCTGCGCGCGGGCATCGGCAATGGCGGCTGCGGCGCCGCCTCGATCCGCAGCCACAAGCCGGTGGTCTGGCGGTTCTGGGGCGATGATTCAAGGCTCGCCAAATTCTCCCGCGCCTCCTTCGACACGCTGCTGTTCCTCGGCAAGTGGCTGGCGCTCGCCTTCCTGCTGGAATCGCTGATGCTGGCCTATGTCCCGGCGGAGGCGGTGCGGGCCCTGGTCGGCGATGGCGGGTTCCTGTCGATCCTCGCGGCCACGCTGGTGGGTGTGCCGGCGTACCTCAACGGCTATGCCGCCTTGCCGCTGGTCGGCGGCTTCATCGGGCAGGGTATGGCACCGGGCGCGGGCATGGCTTTCCTGGTGGCCGGCGGTATTACCTCCATTCCGGCGGCCATCGCGGTCTGGGCGCTGGCGAAGAAACAGGTCTTCGCGCTCTATATCCTGTTCGCGCTCGCCGGCTCGCTGCTCAGTGGCGTGCTGTTCCAGCTCGCAGTGGCGTAA
- a CDS encoding ArsR/SmtB family transcription factor, translating into MNDLETAAARLEALGNPSRLRIFRTLVRAGDPGLAVGQIQEKLGLPASTLSHHLHRLLIAGLVTQERAGTTLICRADFSVMQGLIGYLADECCKDVGIICGSEDAA; encoded by the coding sequence ATGAACGATCTCGAAACTGCCGCTGCCCGGCTTGAGGCACTTGGAAACCCGTCCCGCCTGCGGATCTTCCGCACGCTGGTGCGCGCGGGCGATCCCGGCCTCGCGGTCGGGCAAATCCAGGAGAAGCTGGGCCTGCCGGCCTCCACCCTGTCGCATCATCTGCACCGGCTGCTGATCGCTGGTCTGGTGACGCAGGAGCGGGCGGGAACCACACTGATCTGCCGCGCCGATTTCAGCGTCATGCAGGGGCTGATCGGTTATCTGGCCGACGAGTGCTGCAAGGATGTCGGCATTATCTGCGGGAGCGAAGACGCGGCCTGA